A window of the Amycolatopsis solani genome harbors these coding sequences:
- the efeU gene encoding iron uptake transporter permease EfeU: MLFSSALIGLREGLEAALVVSILVAFLVKTERRHALRWVWPGVGAAVLLSVAVGAVLTYTTAQLSFEHQELLGGSLSIVAVVFVTAMIFWMRKAAKSIAAELRGKMDDALDVGPAAVLLLSFLAVGREGLETAVFFYSAVQTAQSDTVQPLIGFAVGIAAAVVLAWLLYKGAVRFNLSKFFTITGVLLVFVAAGVLGYGLHDLQEAAFLPGISSLAFDASATLPETSWYGALLKGIFNYSQQTTVLQAVAWIAYVVIVLPLFLKPSKKTAPAPAAAAASKE; the protein is encoded by the coding sequence GTGTTGTTCTCGAGCGCGCTGATCGGGCTGCGGGAAGGCCTGGAGGCCGCGCTGGTCGTCAGCATCCTCGTGGCCTTCCTCGTGAAGACCGAGCGGCGGCACGCGCTGCGCTGGGTGTGGCCCGGCGTCGGCGCCGCGGTGCTGCTGTCGGTCGCCGTCGGCGCCGTCCTCACCTACACGACCGCGCAGCTGTCGTTCGAGCACCAGGAGCTGCTCGGCGGGAGCCTGTCGATCGTCGCCGTCGTGTTCGTCACCGCGATGATCTTCTGGATGCGCAAGGCGGCGAAGAGCATCGCCGCCGAGCTGCGCGGGAAGATGGACGACGCGCTGGACGTCGGCCCGGCGGCCGTGCTGCTGCTGTCGTTCCTCGCGGTCGGGCGCGAAGGGCTCGAGACCGCGGTGTTCTTCTACTCCGCCGTCCAGACCGCGCAGTCGGACACCGTGCAGCCGCTGATCGGCTTCGCCGTCGGGATCGCGGCCGCGGTCGTGCTCGCCTGGCTGCTCTACAAGGGCGCCGTGCGGTTCAACCTGAGCAAGTTCTTCACGATCACCGGCGTCCTGCTCGTGTTCGTCGCCGCGGGCGTGCTCGGCTACGGCCTGCACGACCTGCAGGAGGCCGCGTTCCTGCCGGGCATCAGTTCCCTCGCCTTCGACGCTTCGGCGACGCTGCCCGAGACGTCCTGGTACGGCGCCCTCCTCAAGGGCATCTTCAACTACTCGCAGCAGACGACCGTGCTGCAGGCCGTCGCGTGGATCGCCTACGTCGTCATCGTGCTGCCCCTGTTCCTCAAGCCCAGCAAGAAGACCGCGCCGGCGCCCGCCGCCGCGGCCGCCTCGAAGGAGTGA
- the efeO gene encoding iron uptake system protein EfeO yields the protein MTVRKTTPLAVVASAAALVALSACDSKSDTAGAAAGGGPIKVSASDTACEVSATTAGAGNLTFEITNKGTKVTEFYLYAEGDRIMGEVENIAPGLNRRLIVEVADAGKYQTACKPGMAGAGIRGDFTVTGGVAKQNDADAQKAQATKSYADYIANNTAALQEETGKFADLVKAGKVDEAKAAYARTRVYYERIEPVAEKFGDLDPAIDVREADLEPGQQFTGFHRLEKDLFKTGLQADSGQIADKLVTDVKELVTKSKALELTALDLANGAKGLLDEVATGKITGEEETFSHTDLWDFQANLDGSKGAITSLRPILQAKDPALTSTLDKEFANVQGLLDKQRAGDGFKLYTDLSQDQVKEFASAVDALSEPLSKVAEVVSK from the coding sequence GTGACCGTGCGCAAGACCACCCCGCTGGCCGTCGTGGCCAGTGCCGCCGCCCTGGTGGCGCTGTCCGCCTGCGACAGCAAGAGCGACACCGCCGGTGCCGCGGCGGGCGGCGGCCCGATCAAGGTGTCGGCGTCCGACACCGCGTGCGAGGTTTCCGCCACCACGGCCGGCGCGGGCAACCTGACCTTCGAGATCACCAACAAGGGCACCAAGGTCACCGAGTTCTACCTCTACGCCGAGGGCGACCGGATCATGGGCGAGGTCGAGAACATCGCGCCCGGGCTGAACCGGCGGCTGATCGTCGAGGTCGCCGACGCCGGCAAGTACCAGACCGCGTGCAAGCCGGGCATGGCCGGCGCCGGCATCCGCGGCGACTTCACCGTCACCGGCGGCGTCGCGAAGCAGAACGACGCCGACGCGCAGAAGGCGCAGGCCACCAAGAGCTACGCCGACTACATCGCGAACAACACCGCCGCACTGCAGGAAGAAACCGGCAAGTTCGCCGACCTCGTCAAGGCGGGCAAGGTCGACGAGGCGAAGGCCGCGTACGCGCGCACCCGCGTCTACTACGAGCGGATCGAGCCGGTGGCCGAGAAGTTCGGCGACCTGGACCCGGCCATCGACGTCCGCGAGGCCGACCTCGAGCCGGGCCAGCAGTTCACCGGCTTCCACCGGCTGGAGAAGGACCTGTTCAAGACCGGCCTGCAGGCCGACAGCGGCCAGATCGCCGACAAGCTCGTGACCGACGTCAAGGAGCTGGTCACCAAGTCCAAGGCACTGGAGCTGACCGCGCTCGACCTCGCGAACGGCGCGAAGGGCCTGCTCGACGAGGTCGCGACCGGCAAGATCACCGGCGAGGAAGAGACCTTCTCGCACACCGACCTCTGGGACTTCCAGGCCAACCTGGACGGCTCGAAGGGCGCGATCACTTCCCTGCGGCCGATCCTGCAGGCGAAGGACCCGGCCCTGACGTCCACTTTGGACAAGGAGTTCGCGAACGTGCAGGGCCTGCTGGACAAGCAGCGCGCCGGTGACGGCTTCAAGCTGTACACCGACCTGTCCCAGGACCAGGTCAAGGAGTTCGCCTCGGCCGTCGACGCGCTGAGCGAGCCGCTGAGCAAGGTTGCGGAGGTCGTCTCGAAGTGA